A region of Streptomyces deccanensis DNA encodes the following proteins:
- a CDS encoding extracellular solute-binding protein produces the protein MTPNSATSAAPSRRSFLASTAVVTAAVAGGVPLLSACGGSQEGRKEGATSGKDAKKILPAFVASNVVAPDIPAKNGAPAGFTKAIATADLKTSVPKKLGSGGKLKVMSPFWGTPPKGDNPYYTAMNEAVGVDVTWQNQDGVTYDQKLGAVLASSDIPDVVVVPGWNLMGKIPSAINAKFADLGPYLSGDKVKDYPNLAAVPSEAWQRGIFGGQLRAVPFPAPYVTDIAPMYRRDIFEKKGYTVPTSPDEFLSWAKEATDAKSKVWACDDMKWTAFNIYGVFPGSDKALWWNMVDGKLVNRVETEEFLEALEWTRKLYAAKVVHPDAVSGKAGGDARNRFTSGQSLVFNGNISGWWGSVSEQATQNSGFDMAAFDIFGPDGGDPTLWAVQPANIFTFISKKATKQQIKDFLALCNYCAAPYGTKEFMLTAYGVEGTDYDIKKGLPVKTTQGVNEVNGAYDYTGNPAPYVAYPDFPEVTKGIVEWQQRMGAFTKKTSFFGLTVTEPNRWANLADNFEQLEDDIVRGRKKISDMQQAVADWKSKGGDDLRDWYKKLLDDTGSAN, from the coding sequence ATGACGCCGAACTCCGCCACCTCCGCCGCGCCCAGCCGGAGAAGCTTCCTCGCCTCCACGGCGGTCGTCACCGCCGCAGTGGCGGGGGGCGTGCCGCTGCTGTCCGCCTGCGGCGGCTCGCAGGAGGGCCGCAAGGAGGGCGCCACGTCGGGCAAGGACGCGAAGAAGATCCTCCCCGCGTTCGTCGCGTCGAACGTGGTGGCGCCCGACATCCCGGCGAAGAACGGCGCGCCCGCCGGCTTCACCAAGGCGATCGCGACCGCCGACCTCAAGACCTCGGTCCCGAAGAAGCTCGGCAGCGGCGGCAAGCTCAAGGTGATGTCGCCGTTCTGGGGCACCCCGCCCAAGGGCGACAACCCGTACTACACGGCGATGAACGAGGCCGTCGGCGTCGACGTCACCTGGCAGAACCAGGACGGCGTCACCTACGACCAGAAGCTCGGCGCGGTCCTCGCCTCCAGCGACATCCCGGACGTCGTGGTCGTACCCGGCTGGAACCTGATGGGCAAGATACCGAGCGCCATCAACGCCAAGTTCGCCGATCTCGGCCCGTACCTGTCCGGGGACAAGGTCAAGGACTACCCGAACCTCGCGGCCGTCCCCAGCGAGGCCTGGCAGCGCGGCATCTTCGGCGGCCAGCTGCGCGCGGTCCCGTTCCCCGCCCCGTACGTCACCGACATCGCGCCCATGTACCGCAGGGACATCTTCGAGAAGAAGGGCTACACCGTCCCGACCAGCCCCGACGAGTTCCTGTCCTGGGCGAAGGAGGCCACCGACGCCAAGTCGAAGGTGTGGGCCTGCGACGACATGAAGTGGACGGCGTTCAACATCTACGGCGTCTTCCCCGGCAGCGACAAGGCGCTGTGGTGGAACATGGTCGACGGCAAGCTCGTCAACCGCGTCGAGACCGAGGAGTTCCTCGAGGCGCTGGAGTGGACGCGCAAGCTCTACGCGGCCAAAGTGGTTCACCCGGACGCGGTCTCCGGCAAGGCGGGCGGCGACGCCCGCAACCGCTTCACCTCCGGTCAGTCCCTGGTCTTCAACGGGAACATCTCCGGCTGGTGGGGCTCCGTCTCCGAACAGGCCACACAGAACAGCGGCTTCGACATGGCCGCGTTCGACATCTTCGGCCCCGACGGCGGCGACCCCACCCTGTGGGCGGTCCAGCCGGCCAACATCTTCACCTTCATCAGCAAGAAGGCCACCAAGCAGCAGATCAAGGACTTCCTCGCCCTCTGCAACTACTGCGCCGCGCCCTACGGCACCAAGGAGTTCATGCTCACCGCCTACGGCGTCGAGGGCACGGACTACGACATCAAGAAGGGCCTGCCGGTCAAGACCACACAGGGCGTCAACGAGGTCAACGGCGCCTACGACTACACGGGCAACCCCGCCCCGTACGTCGCCTACCCCGACTTCCCCGAGGTCACCAAGGGCATCGTCGAGTGGCAGCAGCGCATGGGCGCCTTCACCAAGAAGACCTCCTTCTTCGGTCTGACCGTCACCGAGCCCAACCGCTGGGCCAACCTCGCCGACAACTTCGAGCAGTTGGAGGACGACATCGTGCGCGGCCGCAAGAAGATCAGCGACATGCAGCAGGCAGTGGCCGACTGGAAGAGCAAGGGCGGCGACGACCTGCGCGACTGGTACAAGAAGCTGCTCGACGACACCGGCTCGGCGAACTGA
- a CDS encoding ABC transporter permease, whose translation MSHSTVPRSRAEADTPEETPAAPGDATGPRPAAGARAGKLSLRLRLRRDRTLILMTLPAVLLIVVFNYIPILGNVVAFQDYDPYLSENGFVAIFQSPWIGLEQFERIFADSAFWHAVQNTFVLFFLQLVLFFPIPILLALLINSIVRPRIRAVAQAIMYLPHFFSWVLVVTVFMQIFGGAGVIAQTLRQHGYDGFDLMTNPEIFKYLVTVEMIWKDAGWGIIVFLAALSSVSHDLYEAAAMDGAGRWRRMWHITLPALRPVIALLLVLRVGDALTVGFEQLLLQRQAVGVDASEVLDTYVWWNGIRNQDFSYAAAAGLVKGVVGLALVLTANKVAHLMGEQGVYKK comes from the coding sequence GTGTCCCACAGCACGGTGCCCCGGTCCAGGGCCGAGGCCGACACCCCCGAGGAGACCCCGGCGGCTCCCGGGGACGCCACCGGGCCCCGGCCCGCGGCCGGCGCACGAGCGGGCAAGCTGAGTCTGCGCCTCAGACTCCGGCGTGACCGCACGCTGATCCTCATGACGCTGCCGGCCGTCCTGCTGATCGTGGTCTTCAACTACATACCGATCCTCGGCAATGTGGTCGCCTTCCAGGACTACGACCCCTATCTCAGTGAGAACGGCTTCGTCGCCATCTTCCAGAGCCCCTGGATCGGCCTCGAGCAGTTCGAGAGGATCTTCGCGGACTCGGCCTTCTGGCACGCGGTGCAGAACACGTTCGTGCTGTTCTTCCTCCAGCTCGTGCTGTTCTTCCCCATCCCGATCCTGCTCGCGCTGCTCATCAACAGCATCGTCAGGCCCCGGATCCGGGCGGTCGCCCAGGCGATCATGTACTTGCCGCACTTCTTCTCCTGGGTCCTCGTCGTCACCGTGTTCATGCAGATCTTCGGCGGGGCCGGCGTCATCGCGCAGACCCTCCGGCAGCACGGCTACGACGGCTTCGACCTGATGACCAACCCGGAGATCTTCAAGTACCTGGTCACGGTCGAGATGATCTGGAAGGACGCGGGCTGGGGCATCATCGTCTTCCTCGCCGCGCTCTCCTCCGTCTCCCACGACCTCTACGAGGCCGCCGCGATGGACGGTGCGGGCCGCTGGCGGCGCATGTGGCACATCACCCTGCCCGCCCTGCGCCCGGTGATCGCCCTGCTGCTGGTGCTGCGCGTCGGCGACGCCCTGACCGTCGGCTTCGAACAACTGCTGCTCCAACGGCAGGCGGTGGGCGTCGACGCCTCGGAAGTCCTCGACACCTACGTGTGGTGGAACGGCATCCGCAACCAGGACTTCAGCTACGCCGCCGCCGCGGGACTCGTCAAGGGCGTCGTCGGCCTCGCACTGGTCCTGACCGCCAACAAGGTCGCCCATCTCATGGGTGAGCAGGGGGTGTACAAGAAATGA
- a CDS encoding carbohydrate ABC transporter permease gives MSALLDKTAEAADRRRPPARKPNRWAAPPRPVWEEEPAKAGLAGKGIALGFACFAILFPLWIVIVTSLQTKKTIDEAGGLVVIPKGVTFIAYQELLSGGQVQKAALVSVGITLVGTLFSMTVSVLCAYGLSRVGSLGHRWILMTLLATMFFGAGLIPTYLLVQALGLTDTYLALILPSAVSVFNILVLRSFFMGISPELIDSARIDGAGDWRILWKIVMPLSRAVLAVIALFYAVGYWSAWFNASIYLTDQDMMPLQNVMIQLVQKQERPVGLSAQINTGQLSPLAIQMAVMVMALLPVAVLSPFVQKHFKKGMLTGAVKG, from the coding sequence ATGAGCGCACTCCTCGACAAGACGGCGGAGGCGGCCGACCGGCGGCGGCCCCCGGCGCGGAAGCCGAATCGCTGGGCCGCTCCGCCCCGCCCCGTCTGGGAGGAGGAACCCGCGAAGGCGGGTCTCGCGGGCAAGGGCATCGCCTTGGGCTTCGCCTGCTTCGCGATCCTCTTCCCCCTGTGGATCGTCATCGTCACCAGCCTCCAGACGAAGAAGACCATCGACGAGGCGGGCGGCCTGGTCGTCATCCCCAAGGGCGTCACCTTCATCGCCTACCAGGAACTCCTCAGCGGCGGCCAGGTCCAGAAGGCCGCGCTGGTCAGCGTCGGCATCACCCTCGTCGGCACGCTGTTCAGCATGACCGTCTCGGTGCTGTGCGCCTACGGCCTGTCCCGGGTCGGCTCCCTCGGCCACCGCTGGATCCTGATGACCCTGCTCGCCACGATGTTCTTCGGCGCGGGCCTGATCCCGACGTACCTCCTGGTCCAGGCCCTGGGCCTGACCGACACCTACCTCGCGCTGATCCTCCCCAGCGCGGTGAGCGTCTTCAACATCCTGGTTCTGCGTTCGTTCTTCATGGGCATCTCGCCGGAACTCATCGACAGCGCGCGCATCGACGGCGCCGGTGACTGGCGCATCCTGTGGAAGATCGTGATGCCGCTGTCGAGGGCGGTCCTCGCGGTCATCGCCCTCTTCTACGCGGTCGGTTACTGGAGCGCCTGGTTCAACGCGTCCATCTACCTGACCGACCAGGACATGATGCCGCTGCAGAACGTCATGATCCAGCTGGTTCAGAAACAGGAACGGCCGGTCGGCCTCTCCGCCCAGATCAACACCGGTCAACTCTCGCCGCTCGCCATCCAGATGGCGGTCATGGTCATGGCCCTCCTGCCCGTCGCCGTGCTCTCCCCCTTCGTCCAGAAGCACTTCAAGAAGGGCATGCTGACCGGCGCGGTCAAGGGTTGA
- a CDS encoding sialidase family protein gives MRTPRPTPHPSRRTVLAATSATAALTTLPALATPAHAAEPHAGPRTGKSAGGYRWRNAVIGGTGFVTGVLFHPARPGLAYARTDIGGAYRWDDRKARWTPLTDHLGWDDWNLTGVEAIALDPAHPNRVYLALGTYAQPWAGNGAVLRSDDRGATWTRTDLTVKLGANEDGRGAGERLLVDPRDSDTLWLGTRHDGLLRSTDRGATWAVATGFPATPSATGQGVTLLVAAGRTLYAGWGDGDGTSAGKNLYRTADGTTWEAVPGQPSGTSAKVPIRAAYDRHTRELYVTYADAPGPNGQSDGSVHKLRTTTGRWTEVTPVKPGGTTTDGGTDSFGYGGVAVDARRPGTVVVSTNNRWAEIDTLFRSTDGGRTWTSLKDSAVLDVSETPYLKWGADKPKFGWWIQALALDPFDSEHVVYGTGATLYGTRDLKRWAPQIRGLEETSVRQLISPPTGQAHLLSGSGDIGTMYHERLTASPSRGMASNPVFGSATGLAQASTKPSYVVRTGWGDHGNGAHSHDGGRTWAPFAAQPAIAKDAPGPIATNADGSVLLWSFVHWDGTKYAAHRSADNGATWTEIASFPKGATPVADPADPTRFYAYDTDTGTLYASTDSGVTFTARATGLPKGDSQFKLVAAPGRTGDLWLSAKTNGLYRSTDGGAGFSKIDSCWASYTLGFGKAADGADYPAIYQVGSTGSITAVHRSDDGAKTWIRINDDAHQWGWTGEVIVGDPRVYGRVYLATNGRGIQYGDPV, from the coding sequence ATGCGCACCCCCCGCCCCACCCCCCACCCCAGCCGCCGCACCGTACTCGCCGCGACCTCCGCCACCGCCGCCCTCACCACCCTGCCCGCCCTCGCCACCCCGGCCCACGCGGCGGAGCCCCACGCCGGGCCCCGAACCGGCAAGTCCGCCGGAGGCTACCGTTGGCGCAACGCGGTGATCGGCGGCACCGGATTCGTCACCGGCGTCCTCTTCCACCCGGCGAGACCCGGTCTCGCCTACGCCCGCACCGACATCGGCGGCGCCTACCGCTGGGACGACCGCAAGGCCCGCTGGACCCCGCTGACCGACCACCTCGGCTGGGACGACTGGAACCTCACCGGCGTGGAGGCCATCGCCCTCGACCCCGCCCACCCGAACCGCGTCTACCTCGCCCTCGGCACCTACGCCCAGCCCTGGGCCGGGAACGGCGCGGTCCTCCGTTCCGACGACCGCGGCGCCACCTGGACCCGCACCGACCTCACCGTGAAGCTCGGCGCCAACGAGGACGGCCGGGGCGCCGGCGAGCGTCTCCTCGTCGACCCGCGCGACAGCGACACCCTGTGGCTGGGCACCCGACACGACGGCCTGCTCAGGTCGACGGACCGGGGCGCCACCTGGGCGGTGGCGACCGGCTTCCCGGCGACCCCCAGCGCCACCGGGCAGGGCGTCACCCTCCTCGTCGCCGCGGGCCGCACCCTCTACGCCGGCTGGGGCGACGGCGACGGCACCTCCGCCGGCAAGAACCTGTACCGCACGGCCGACGGCACCACCTGGGAGGCCGTCCCCGGGCAGCCGAGCGGCACCTCCGCCAAGGTCCCGATCCGCGCCGCGTACGACCGGCACACCCGCGAGCTGTACGTGACGTACGCCGACGCCCCCGGCCCCAACGGCCAGTCCGACGGCAGTGTGCACAAGCTCCGCACCACCACGGGCAGGTGGACCGAGGTGACCCCGGTGAAGCCCGGCGGCACCACGACCGACGGCGGCACCGACAGCTTCGGCTACGGCGGCGTCGCCGTCGACGCCCGCCGCCCGGGCACGGTGGTCGTCTCCACCAACAACCGCTGGGCCGAGATCGACACCCTCTTCCGGTCCACGGACGGCGGCCGCACCTGGACGTCGCTCAAGGACTCCGCCGTCCTCGACGTCTCCGAGACCCCGTATCTCAAGTGGGGTGCCGACAAGCCCAAGTTCGGCTGGTGGATCCAGGCGCTGGCCCTCGACCCGTTCGACTCCGAGCACGTCGTCTACGGCACCGGAGCGACCCTCTACGGCACCCGCGACCTGAAGCGCTGGGCGCCGCAGATCCGGGGGCTGGAGGAGACGTCCGTGCGTCAGCTGATCTCGCCTCCGACCGGGCAGGCGCATCTGCTGAGCGGCTCAGGTGACATCGGCACGATGTACCACGAACGCCTCACGGCGTCACCGTCGCGCGGCATGGCGTCGAACCCCGTCTTCGGATCGGCGACGGGGCTGGCACAGGCCTCGACGAAGCCGTCGTACGTGGTCCGCACCGGCTGGGGCGACCACGGAAACGGGGCCCACTCCCACGACGGGGGCCGTACCTGGGCGCCCTTCGCGGCCCAGCCCGCCATCGCCAAGGACGCACCCGGGCCGATCGCCACCAACGCCGACGGCAGCGTGCTGCTGTGGTCCTTCGTGCACTGGGACGGCACGAAGTACGCGGCCCACCGCTCCGCCGACAACGGGGCGACCTGGACCGAGATCGCCTCCTTCCCGAAGGGCGCCACACCGGTCGCCGACCCGGCCGACCCCACGCGCTTCTACGCCTACGACACCGACACGGGAACGCTGTACGCCAGCACGGACAGCGGTGTCACCTTCACGGCCCGGGCGACCGGACTGCCCAAGGGCGACAGTCAGTTCAAGCTGGTCGCGGCGCCCGGCCGCACCGGGGACCTCTGGCTGAGCGCGAAGACGAACGGGCTGTACCGGTCCACCGACGGCGGGGCCGGCTTCTCGAAGATCGACAGCTGCTGGGCCTCGTACACCCTCGGCTTCGGCAAGGCCGCCGACGGCGCCGACTACCCGGCGATCTACCAGGTCGGCTCGACCGGGTCCATCACCGCCGTCCATCGCTCCGACGACGGCGCGAAGACCTGGATCCGTATCAACGACGACGCCCACCAGTGGGGCTGGACCGGCGAGGTCATCGTGGGTGACCCGCGCGTGTACGGCCGCGTCTACCTGGCGACGAACGGGCGCGGCATCCAGTACGGGGACCCGGTCTGA
- a CDS encoding beta-galactosidase: MAGPTRPSLADATRGRILFGGDYNPEQWPEEVWQEDVRLMKEAGVNTVTLGVFSWAKLEPRPGAREFGWLDRLMDLMHEHGIGVVLATPTSSPPPWMGRLHPETLPRDENGQIEWWGSRQHFSHSSETYRRYAAAITEDLAARYGDHPALTMWHINNEYCTYDYGDEAARTFRTWLQRRYGTLDALNEAWGTAFWSQGYDGWHEILPPRLAHYMKNPSHVLDFKRFTSDMLLECYVMERDIVRRRTPHVPVTTNFMPMWVGQDAWRWAEEEDVVSVDLYPDPRDPLGAQHGALVQDMTRSQAGGGPWMLMEQAAGPVNWRGVNHPKPRGLNRLWSFQAVARGADAVCYFQWRQSRQGAEKFHSGMVGHAGEHGRTYQEVRRLGRELAAVGQELAGRHIEADIAVLFDWNSWWAGAQDGRLSSEVDLPQVVRAWHRALWEANLTTAFAHPEHDLSAHRLVVVPQLYLLTDAAVDNLLAYVRGGGTLVSGFLTGVADEDDRIRPGGMDARLRDLFGIRTLHEWWPLDAGEEVECDGPRGVFRGTLWSEEIETADADEVVPYKGGELDGFPAVLRKGRAWYVSTLPEPAELRALLGRVAADAGVRPVLDGLPGGVEAVRRGDVLFVLNHGRDEVTVDVPGTHRDLLTGATVTGSLALGRYGVAVLKP; this comes from the coding sequence ATGGCCGGTCCCACACGGCCGAGCCTGGCCGACGCCACCCGCGGCCGGATCCTCTTCGGCGGCGACTACAACCCCGAACAGTGGCCCGAGGAGGTGTGGCAGGAGGACGTACGCCTCATGAAGGAGGCCGGCGTCAACACCGTCACCCTCGGGGTCTTCTCCTGGGCCAAGCTCGAACCCCGGCCAGGAGCACGGGAGTTCGGCTGGCTGGACCGGCTGATGGACCTCATGCACGAGCACGGCATCGGGGTCGTCCTCGCCACGCCCACCTCCTCCCCACCGCCGTGGATGGGGCGCCTCCACCCCGAGACCCTGCCGCGCGACGAGAACGGCCAGATCGAGTGGTGGGGCTCCCGCCAGCACTTCTCGCACTCCAGCGAGACCTATCGCCGGTACGCCGCCGCCATCACCGAGGACCTCGCCGCCCGCTACGGCGACCACCCGGCCCTCACCATGTGGCACATCAACAACGAGTACTGCACCTACGACTACGGCGACGAGGCGGCGCGGACCTTCCGGACGTGGCTCCAGCGGAGGTACGGGACCCTCGACGCGCTCAACGAGGCCTGGGGCACGGCCTTCTGGAGCCAGGGCTACGACGGGTGGCACGAGATCCTCCCACCGCGCCTCGCCCATTACATGAAGAACCCGAGCCATGTGCTCGACTTCAAACGCTTCACGAGCGACATGCTCCTGGAGTGCTACGTCATGGAGCGCGACATCGTCCGCCGGCGCACCCCGCACGTACCGGTCACCACCAACTTCATGCCGATGTGGGTGGGGCAGGACGCGTGGCGGTGGGCCGAGGAGGAGGACGTCGTCTCGGTCGACCTCTATCCGGACCCCCGTGACCCGCTCGGCGCGCAGCACGGAGCCCTGGTCCAGGACATGACCCGCTCCCAGGCGGGCGGCGGCCCGTGGATGCTGATGGAGCAGGCCGCCGGACCGGTCAACTGGCGTGGCGTCAACCACCCCAAACCCCGTGGACTCAACCGGCTGTGGTCCTTCCAGGCCGTCGCCCGGGGCGCGGACGCCGTCTGCTACTTCCAGTGGCGGCAGTCCCGGCAGGGCGCGGAGAAGTTCCACTCCGGCATGGTCGGTCACGCGGGCGAGCACGGCCGCACCTACCAGGAGGTGAGACGGCTCGGCCGGGAACTCGCCGCCGTCGGCCAAGAACTGGCTGGCCGTCACATCGAAGCCGACATCGCGGTGCTGTTCGACTGGAACTCCTGGTGGGCCGGTGCCCAGGACGGCCGACTGTCGTCCGAGGTCGATCTTCCCCAGGTCGTACGGGCCTGGCACCGCGCCCTCTGGGAGGCGAACCTCACCACGGCCTTCGCGCACCCCGAGCACGATCTCTCCGCCCACCGGCTCGTCGTCGTCCCGCAGCTCTACCTCCTCACGGACGCGGCCGTCGACAACCTCCTCGCGTATGTGCGGGGCGGCGGCACCCTCGTCAGCGGCTTCCTGACCGGGGTCGCCGACGAGGACGACCGGATACGCCCCGGCGGCATGGACGCCCGGCTCCGCGACCTCTTCGGCATCCGCACCCTGCACGAGTGGTGGCCCCTGGACGCGGGGGAGGAGGTCGAGTGCGACGGCCCCCGGGGCGTCTTCCGGGGCACCCTGTGGTCCGAGGAGATCGAGACGGCGGACGCGGACGAGGTCGTGCCCTACAAGGGCGGCGAACTCGACGGCTTCCCGGCGGTGTTGCGGAAGGGGCGTGCCTGGTACGTCTCCACGCTGCCCGAACCGGCCGAACTACGCGCCCTGTTGGGTCGGGTCGCGGCCGACGCCGGGGTGCGGCCGGTCCTGGACGGACTGCCCGGCGGGGTCGAGGCGGTACGGAGAGGCGATGTGCTGTTCGTGCTCAACCACGGCCGCGACGAGGTCACCGTCGACGTGCCCGGCACCCATCGCGACCTGCTGACGGGGGCGACCGTCACCGGATCGCTGGCGCTCGGCCGGTACGGCGTGGCGGTACTGAAGCCGTGA
- a CDS encoding glycoside hydrolase family 12 protein: protein MATRTRTRTRTLGRIGKALLAPALALGATIGLASAPASAAVWNSCDQWGNTSLNGYTLYNNIWGSGAGSQCIWANSGTNWGVWANHPNTGGIKSYPNSKKVINKTITSLGSLNSSYNVTVPSSGAYNTSYDIWDTDYDYEIMLWVNYNGAVGPLGTSQGNVTLGGHTWSVYKGSNGANEVFSFLRTSDSNSGTVQILPILKWIKDTKGWMGNETIGDVQFGFEVTSSSGGLDFTTNNLTVSSS from the coding sequence ATGGCAACACGCACCCGCACACGCACCCGCACCCTGGGCCGGATCGGCAAGGCCCTGCTCGCCCCCGCGCTCGCGCTCGGCGCAACGATCGGACTCGCCTCCGCCCCCGCCTCGGCCGCCGTCTGGAACTCCTGCGACCAGTGGGGCAACACCAGCCTGAACGGCTACACGCTCTACAACAACATCTGGGGCTCCGGCGCCGGCAGCCAGTGCATCTGGGCCAACTCCGGTACGAACTGGGGAGTCTGGGCCAACCACCCCAACACCGGCGGCATCAAGTCGTACCCCAACTCCAAGAAGGTGATCAACAAGACGATCACCTCGCTCGGCTCGCTCAACAGCAGCTACAACGTCACCGTCCCGTCCTCGGGCGCGTACAACACCTCGTACGACATCTGGGACACGGACTACGACTACGAGATCATGCTCTGGGTCAACTACAACGGGGCCGTCGGCCCGCTCGGCACCTCACAGGGCAATGTGACGCTCGGCGGTCACACCTGGAGCGTCTACAAGGGCAGCAACGGCGCCAACGAGGTCTTCTCGTTCCTGCGCACCTCGGACTCGAACTCCGGCACGGTCCAGATCCTCCCCATCCTCAAGTGGATCAAGGACACCAAGGGCTGGATGGGCAACGAGACCATCGGTGACGTGCAGTTCGGCTTCGAGGTGACCTCGTCCTCCGGCGGTCTGGACTTCACCACCAACAACCTGACGGTCAGCAGCAGTTGA